One genomic segment of Arachis duranensis cultivar V14167 chromosome 4, aradu.V14167.gnm2.J7QH, whole genome shotgun sequence includes these proteins:
- the LOC107485189 gene encoding regulatory-associated protein of TOR 1 (The sequence of the model RefSeq protein was modified relative to this genomic sequence to represent the inferred CDS: added 93 bases not found in genome assembly) gives MALGDSMASRFSQSPVLLLPNHLADDCAASSSSVAAAAAYEDTDFASQRRDSESGTVTATTSTSASYGGNAAATSLAYLPQTIVLCELRHEAFEAAVPVGPSESGLVSKWRPKDRMKTGCVALVLCLNISVDPPDVIKISPCARMECWIDPFSMAPQKALESIGKNLSSQYERWQPKARYKYQLDPTVDEVKKLCTSCRRYAKSERVLFHYNGHGVPKPTANGEIWVFNKSYTQYIPLPISDLDSWLKTPSIYVFDCSAAGLIVNSFIELHEWSASNSSGSTRDCILLAACESHETLPQSAEFPADVFTSCLTTPIKMALRWFCTRSLLRGSLDYSLIDQIPGRPNDRKTLLGELNWIFTAVTDTIAWNVLSHDLFQRLFRQDLLVASLFRNFLLAERIMRSANCSPVSHPNLPPTHQHHMWDAWDMAAELCLSQLPSLVGNPNAEFQPSTFFSEQLTAFEVWLDHGSEHKKPPEQLPIVLQVLLSQSHRFRALVLLGRFLDMGPWAVDLALSVGIFPYVLKLLQTTTPELRQILVFIWTKILALDKSCQVDLVKDGGHNYFIKFLDSIEAYPEQRAMAAFVLAVIVDGHRRGQEACIEAGLIHVCLEHLQSTSSPNDSQTEPLLLQWLCLCLGKLWEDFTEAQTMGLLHGATIVFAPLLSEPQPEVRASAVFALGTLLNVGFDSCRGVVGDGECDDDDKFRAEVSIVKSLLSVASDGSPLVRAEVAAALARFAFGHNKHLKSIAAAYWKPQTNSFLNSIPSLANIKDSIGGYPTQNQHMPRGSIVSSQIGPLRVGNDNSSVVRDGRGSSSSPLAGSGIMHGSPLSDDSSHHSDSGILNDGFSNGVVNHGSQKPLDNALYSQCVHAMCTLAKDPSPRIANLGRRVLSIIGIEQVVAKPFKSTGEATGLARSSSWFDMNGGHSPLTFRTPPVSPPRLNYLSGIRRVCSLEFRPHLMNSPDSGLADPLLGSGGATGTSDRSFLPQSIIYNWSCGHFSKPLLMAGDDSEAIIAGREEREKFALEHITKCQHSAVSRLTNPIAKWDTRGTQTVLMQPFSPVVIAADENERIRIWNHEEATLLNSFDNHDFPDKGISKLCLMNELDDSLLLAASSDGNIRIWKDYTLKGKQKLVTAFSSIHGHKPGVRSVNAVVDWQQQSGYLYASGEISSIMAWDLDKEQLVHPIPSSSDCSISALAASQVHGGQLAAGFVDGSVRLYDIRTPEMLICGLRPHTQRVEKVVGIGFQPGLDPGKIVSASQAGDIQFLDIRNHSSAYLTIEAHRGSLTALAVHRHAPIIASGSAKQLIKVFSLEGDQLGTIRYYPTLMAQKIGSVSCINIHPYQVFLAAGAADACVCIYADENTQAR, from the exons ATGGCATTGGGAGATTCAATGGCCTCTCGCTTTTCCCAATCCCCCGTCCTACTCCTCCCCAACCACCTCGCGGACGATTGCGCCGCCTCCTCTTCATCCGTCGCCGCCGCTGCCGCATACGAAGACACCGATTTCGCTTCTCAGCGTAGGGATTCCGAGTCGGGAACTGTTACTGCCACCACGAGCACCAGTGCCAGCTACGGCGGTAACGCCGCTGCCACTAGCTTGGCGTACTTGCCGCAGACTATCGTCCTCTGCGAGCTCCGGCATGAGGCCTTTGAGGCTGCCGTCCCCGTTGGACCGTCGGAGAGTGGTCTTGTGTCGAAATGGCGGCCCAAAGACAGA ATGAAGACTGGATGTGTAGCTCTAGTATTATGTTTAAACATTAGTGTTGATCCACCAGATGTAATAAAGATATCTCCGTGTGCCAGAATGGAGTGCTGGATAG ATCCTTTTTCTATGGCACCGCAAAAGGCATTGGAGTcaattggaaaaaatttgagCAGCCAATATGAAAGATGGCAACCAAAG GCTCGCTACAAGTATCAACTTGATCCTACAGTGGATGAGGTGAAGAAGCTTTGCACTTCATGTCGTAGATATGCAAAGTCAGAAAGAGTTTTATTTCATTATAATGGGCATGGTGTGCCAAAGCCAACTGCTAACGGTGAAATTTGGGTCTTCAATAAG AGTTATACACAGTATATCCCTTTACCCATCAGTGACCTTGATTCCTGGCTGAAGACCCCATCAATTTATGTTTTTGATTGCTCTGCTGCTGGGTTGATAGTTAATTCCTTCATTGAG CTACATGAATGGAGTGCTTCTAATTCCTCTGGGTCCACAAGGGATTGCATTCTGCTTGCAGCATGTGAATCGCATGAGACTTTGCCTCAAAGTGCAGAGTTCCCAGCTGATGTGTTTACATCTTGCCTTACAACACCTATAAAGATGGCATTACGATG GTTTTGCACACGTTCATTACTTCGTGGGTCACTTGATTATTCACTTATAGATCAGATCCCTGGCCGTCCCAATGATCGAAAGACACTTTTAGGTGAATTGAACTGGATCTTTACGGCAGTAACTGACACAATTGCCTGGAATGTTCTTTCTCATG ATCTTTTTCAAAGACTGTTCAGACAGGATTTGCTTGTTGCAAGTCTCTTTCGAAATTTTCTACTTGCTGAGAGAATTATGCGATCTGCAAATTGTTCTCCTGTGTCTCACCCAAATTTGCCCCCAACCCATCAACATCATATGTG GGATGCATGGGACATGGCCGCTGAGCTCTGCCTCTCGCAACTTCCCTCGTTAGTTGGCAATCCTAATGCCGAATTCCAG CCCAGCACATTTTTCAGTGAACAGTTGACAGCATTTGAGGTATGGCTTGACCATGGTTCTGAACATAAGAAACCACCAGAGCAGTTGCCTATAGTTCTTCAG GTTTTACTTAGTCAAAGCCATCGATTTCGTGCTTTAGTACTCCTTGGAAGGTTCCTTGATATGGGGCCATGGGCTGTAGATCTG GCATTGTCTGTTGGAATATTTCCTTATGTTTTAAAGCTGTTACAAACAACAACACCAGAACTACGTCAGATTCTCGTATTCATATGGACAAAGATTCTGGCACTTGACAAG TCATGCCAGGTTGATTTAGTAAAGGATGGAGGTCATAACTATTTTATTAAGTTTCTTGATAGCATTGAGGCATATCCAGAGCAACGTGCGATGGCTGCTTTTGTTTTGGCTGTTATTGTGGACGGTCATCGACGAGGTCAAGAAGCTTGTATTGAAGCTGGCTTGATCCATGTCTGCTTAGAGCATCTTCAGAGTACTTCATCTCCCAATGATTCACAAACTGAACCCCTTCTCCTTCAGTGGCTTTGCCTGTGTTTGGGGAAACTGTGGGAAGACTTTACGGAGGCACAGACCATGGGTTTGCTGCATGGTGCTACTATTGTATTTGCTCCTCTACTGTCTGAACCCCAGCCAGAG GTTAGGGCATCTGCTGTTTTTGCACTTGGCACCCTTCTCAATGTGGGATTTGATTCATGTAGGGGTGTTGTAGGAGATGGAGAatgtgatgatgatgacaaaTTTAGGGCTGAAGTTAGTATAGTGAAGAGTCTGTTGAGTGTTGCATCAGATGGGAGTCCATTGGTGAGGGCAGAGGTAGCTGCGG CATTAGCTCGCTTCGCATTTGGCCATAACAAGCACCTGAAATCTATTGCTGCTGCATACTGGAAACCACAGACTAATTCTTTCCTGAATTCGATACCTTCATTGGCCAACATAAAAGATTCAATTGGTGGATATCCTACCCAGAACCAACATATGCCTCGTGGAAGTATTGTTTCATCTCAAATTGGTCCTTTGAGGGTTGGAAATGATAATTCTTCGGTGGTTCGAGATGGGCGTGGCTCTTCTAGCAGTCCTCTCGCTGGTTCTGGAATAATGCATGGGTCCCCATTGTCTGATGATTCATCTCATCATTCTGATTCAGGAATACTGAATGATGGTTTTAGCAATGGAGTTGTTAACCATGGTAGCCAAAAACCCTTGGACAATGCATTGTATTCACAATGTGTTCATGCTATGTGTACCTTAGCAAAAGATCCATCTCCGCGGATTGCAAACCTTGGTCGACGGGTACTTTCCATAATAGGTATTGAACAAGTGGTAGCAAAGCCATTTAAGTCTACTGGTGAAGCTACAGGATTGGCTCGTTCCTCTTCTTGGTTTGATATGAATGGAG GTCACTCCCCTCTAACCTTCAGAACTCCTCCAGTTAGTCCACCTCGTCTAAATTACTTATCAGGAATCCGTAGAGTATGTTCATTGGAATTTAGGCCCCATCTGATGAATTCTCCAGACTCAGGTTTAGCTGATCCTCTTTTGGGTTCTGGTGGGGCTACTGGTACATCGGATCGCAGCTTTCTTCCACAgtcaattatatataattgGAGTTGTGGGCACTTCTCCAAACCGCTGTTAATGGCTGGAGATGACAGTGAAGCCATAATAGctggaagagaagagagagaaaaatttgcATTGGAGCACATCACAAAATGCCAGCACTCTG CTGTTAGCAGGCTAACAAATCCAATAGCTAAATGGGACACAAGAGGCACACAAACGGTGTTGATGCAACCTTTTTCTCCTGTTGTGATAGCTGCTGATGAGAATGAACGAATTAG AATATGGAACCATGAAGAGGCAACACTACTAAACAGTTTCGACAACCATGACTTTCCAGACAAGGGAATCTCTAAGCTCTGCCTAATGAATGAGCTGGATGATAGCTTACTTCTTGCTGCTTCAT CTGATGGAAACATTCGGATCTGGAAGGATTATACTCTGAAAGGGAAACAGAAACTTGTAACTGCATTCTCTTCAATTCATGGTCATAAACCTGGTGTCAGGAGTGTCAATGCAGTTGTTGATTGGCAACAACAGAGTGGTTATCTG TATGCATCGGGTGAGATATCATCTATTATGGCCTGGGATCTTGATAAAGAACAGCTTGTTCATCCTATACCTTCATCATCGGATTGCAGTATCTCAGCATTG GCTGCATCTCAAGTTCATGGGGGACAGTTGGCGGCTGGTTTTGTAGATGGTTCTGTTAGACTTTATGACATCAGGACACCTGAAAT GCTTATCTGTGGATTACGGCCACATACACAGAGAGTAGAAAAGGTGGTGGGGATTGGCTTTCAACCTGGACTAGACCCAGGAAAG ATTGTTAGTGCTTCTCAGGCTGGAGATATTCAATTCCTTGATATAAGAAATCATAGTAGCGCCTATCTTACCATTGAAGCTCACCGGGGCTCACTCACAGCTTTAGCTGTACATAGACACGCTCCAATCATTGCCAGTGGCTCAGCCAAGCAACTTATTAAAGTTTTCAGCCTTGAAGGAGATCAACTAGGCACTATTCGATACTATCCTACCCTTATGGCTCAGAAAATTGGGTCTGTCAGCTGC